One segment of Candidatus Zixiibacteriota bacterium DNA contains the following:
- the malQ gene encoding 4-alpha-glucanotransferase — MTDQRTSGILLHITSLPSAFGIGDLGPAAYAFVDLLAASGQRYWQVLPLNPTDPAFGNSPYSSASAFAMEPLLISPDRLVECGYLHEEDIAGYPSLAGTHIDYSTVGAAKRAILELAWMRFQQSAHDSRFHDFCREHAVWLNPYVLFVALKRESTGRVWNQWENGLRTRDSEALKAARDRHADALERERFFQFLVFQQWFDLKRYANERGVLLVGDVPIYVNYDSVDVWSNPSLFKLDEQYRPRVVAGVPPDYFSKTGQLWGNPVYDWAALQASGFEWWMGRLGHTLHLFDKVRIDHFRGLVAYWEVPFGEKTAVNGVWRAVPSEDFFNVLRGRFPGLPIIAEDLGVITEDVVAVRERFGFPGMKLVVFAFDEDNPDHPYLPHNIESNSVAYTGTHDNNTARGWYEREADEATRERLQAYVGHRVTPESVHRDLARLVMMTVSRTAIIPMQDVLGLGAEARMNVPSTPSGNWTWRLHPGQATPEAVEWFADCTRRFGRYWSRK; from the coding sequence ATGACTGACCAGCGCACCAGCGGGATTCTGCTTCACATTACATCGCTGCCATCGGCTTTTGGCATCGGCGATCTCGGCCCGGCGGCCTATGCGTTTGTCGACCTGCTGGCCGCGTCGGGACAGCGATACTGGCAGGTGCTGCCGCTTAACCCGACCGATCCCGCCTTCGGCAATTCGCCGTACAGCAGCGCCTCTGCTTTTGCCATGGAGCCCCTGCTCATCAGCCCCGATCGGTTGGTGGAGTGCGGCTATCTGCACGAGGAAGACATCGCGGGGTATCCATCGCTTGCCGGTACGCATATTGATTACTCGACCGTCGGCGCCGCCAAGCGCGCGATCCTCGAACTTGCCTGGATGCGGTTTCAACAGTCGGCTCATGACTCCCGCTTCCATGACTTCTGCCGCGAACACGCCGTCTGGCTCAACCCGTATGTTCTCTTCGTTGCCCTGAAACGTGAGTCCACGGGCCGCGTGTGGAACCAGTGGGAGAACGGCCTCCGAACTCGGGACTCAGAAGCCCTGAAAGCCGCGCGCGATCGCCACGCCGACGCACTGGAGAGGGAGAGGTTCTTTCAATTTCTCGTATTCCAGCAGTGGTTTGATCTGAAACGATACGCCAATGAACGAGGCGTGTTGCTGGTGGGCGATGTCCCCATTTACGTAAACTATGACAGTGTCGACGTCTGGTCCAACCCGTCGCTTTTCAAACTGGATGAGCAGTACCGCCCCCGCGTCGTGGCCGGTGTTCCCCCGGACTACTTCAGCAAAACAGGTCAGTTGTGGGGAAACCCGGTGTATGACTGGGCCGCGCTGCAGGCAAGTGGATTTGAGTGGTGGATGGGACGGCTCGGCCACACCCTTCACCTGTTCGATAAGGTGCGTATCGATCATTTCCGCGGCCTGGTGGCATACTGGGAAGTGCCGTTCGGCGAAAAGACGGCCGTCAACGGTGTGTGGCGGGCAGTGCCGTCCGAGGACTTTTTCAACGTCCTGCGCGGCCGCTTCCCCGGGCTGCCTATTATCGCCGAGGATCTCGGAGTTATCACCGAGGATGTGGTTGCGGTCCGCGAACGTTTCGGATTCCCGGGAATGAAGCTGGTGGTATTCGCGTTCGATGAAGACAACCCGGACCATCCCTACCTCCCTCACAACATCGAGTCGAACTCCGTCGCCTACACCGGTACGCACGACAACAATACGGCCCGCGGTTGGTATGAACGCGAGGCCGACGAGGCAACCCGTGAGCGACTGCAGGCGTATGTCGGCCACCGTGTGACGCCGGAGTCGGTCCACCGCGACCTCGCGCGGCTTGTCATGATGACGGTATCCCGCACGGCAATAATCCCGATGCAGGACGTGCTTGGTCTTGGGGCCGAGGCGCGCATGAACGTGCCGTCAACGCCCAGCGGCAACTGGACCTGGCGCCTTCATCCCGGTCAGGCAACGCCTGAGGCAGTTGAGTGGTTCGCGGATTGCACGCGACGCTTTGGACGGTACTGGTCTCGAAAGTAA
- a CDS encoding Crp/Fnr family transcriptional regulator — protein sequence MDAAGRLKSCPLFVELDEQEIAALTSIVSYRTLPRNAVLFLEGDPATGFFVLISGGVRIYKASPDGKEYTLHHVRPGQMFAEAAIFRGRGFPANCIATENSEVAYFPKGGFVDLLAQSPGIALKIIGSLSNWLREFTKKLEELSLREVPARVAFYLLRRAETAQADTINLDTSKTELAAQLGTILETLSRTFRRFRDAGIITMNGKQITILDRNRLQAVAEGEKF from the coding sequence ATGGACGCCGCCGGCCGACTCAAATCCTGCCCTCTCTTCGTCGAACTCGACGAGCAGGAAATCGCCGCGCTGACTTCGATCGTCAGCTATCGGACTCTCCCGAGAAACGCCGTGCTTTTTCTGGAGGGCGATCCGGCCACGGGCTTTTTCGTGTTGATCAGCGGAGGTGTGAGGATATACAAGGCGTCGCCCGACGGCAAGGAGTACACTCTGCACCACGTGCGACCCGGCCAAATGTTTGCCGAGGCGGCGATTTTTCGAGGGCGGGGCTTCCCGGCTAATTGCATCGCTACCGAAAACTCCGAGGTCGCCTACTTCCCGAAGGGAGGATTCGTTGACCTGCTCGCCCAGTCACCGGGCATCGCCCTGAAAATCATCGGCAGCCTGTCCAACTGGCTGCGTGAATTCACGAAGAAACTCGAAGAACTGTCGCTTCGGGAAGTGCCGGCTCGCGTGGCGTTTTATCTGCTGCGACGCGCTGAAACCGCACAAGCCGACACCATCAACCTCGACACCAGCAAGACCGAGCTGGCAGCCCAGCTCGGCACCATCCTCGAAACCCTCTCCCGAACCTTCCGACGCTTTCGCGATGCCGGCATTATCACTATGAACGGCAAGCAGATAACAATACTCGACCGGAACCGTCTGCAGGCTGTCGCAGAAGGCGAAAAATTCTGA
- the carA gene encoding glutamine-hydrolyzing carbamoyl-phosphate synthase small subunit, giving the protein MSSRSTLILEDGTMIPGEAFGAAQDTAGEVVFNTGMVGYPETLTDPSYRGQILVLTYPLIGNYGVPRPQTDCYGLPVGFESNSIQVAGLVVSEYSTRYSHHDAVRSLSSWLEQEGVPGLCGVDTRALTRHLRDRGSMLGKIVMSSAGCEFVDPNTTDLAAQVSVNDVVRIECGRENAPSVVLVDCGCKANIVRSLLSRGLNVVRVPHDHYFLTVDFDGLVISNGPGDPRMYSETTRNVERALAIGKPILGICLGNQILARAVGAETYKLKFGHRSHNQPCIEQRPNTGGSSGSRSPNAGRCVITSQNHGYAVRREGLPSDWRVWFTNANDGTVEGIRHVSRPFASVQFHPEAKPGPVDTAWIFDDFAREVSR; this is encoded by the coding sequence ATGTCATCACGCAGCACGCTGATTCTCGAAGATGGTACCATGATACCCGGAGAGGCCTTTGGCGCCGCTCAGGACACGGCCGGGGAAGTCGTGTTCAACACCGGGATGGTGGGCTATCCCGAGACGCTCACCGACCCGTCATATCGCGGGCAAATACTGGTCCTCACGTACCCGCTCATCGGCAATTACGGTGTTCCCCGGCCACAGACCGATTGCTACGGGCTGCCGGTCGGATTCGAGTCGAACTCAATCCAGGTTGCCGGGCTGGTAGTGTCCGAGTACTCGACACGGTACAGCCATCACGACGCCGTACGCAGCCTGTCCTCCTGGCTTGAGCAGGAAGGTGTTCCCGGGCTGTGCGGAGTTGATACCCGCGCCCTTACGCGTCACCTGCGCGACCGTGGCAGCATGCTCGGCAAGATCGTGATGTCGTCGGCCGGTTGTGAGTTCGTCGACCCCAACACCACGGATCTCGCAGCGCAGGTGAGCGTGAACGACGTCGTGCGGATCGAATGCGGCCGCGAAAATGCGCCATCAGTTGTTCTGGTCGACTGCGGCTGCAAGGCGAATATTGTCCGTAGCCTGCTGTCGCGCGGCCTGAATGTGGTGCGCGTACCGCACGACCACTACTTCCTTACCGTGGATTTCGACGGCCTGGTCATCTCCAACGGGCCCGGCGACCCCAGGATGTACTCGGAGACCACGCGAAACGTAGAGCGGGCGCTGGCAATCGGCAAACCCATTCTCGGCATTTGTCTCGGAAACCAGATACTCGCACGCGCTGTCGGCGCCGAGACATACAAACTGAAGTTCGGCCATCGGTCGCACAACCAACCCTGCATCGAGCAGCGCCCAAACACCGGCGGATCTTCCGGTTCACGGTCCCCCAACGCCGGCCGCTGCGTCATCACGTCGCAGAACCACGGGTATGCGGTGCGCCGCGAAGGCCTGCCGTCCGACTGGCGCGTGTGGTTTACCAACGCCAACGATGGTACGGTGGAAGGAATCCGTCATGTCAGCAGACCGTTCGCTTCCGTCCAGTTCCACCCCGAGGCAAAGCCGGGTCCGGTCGATACCGCCTGGATATTCGATGACTTCGCGCGCGAGGTTTCGCGATGA
- the carB gene encoding carbamoyl-phosphate synthase (glutamine-hydrolyzing) large subunit translates to MSESHGDGRSLPNSVLVLGSSALKIGEAGEFDYSGSQAIKALKEEGVRTILINPNVATIQTSEDFADEVYFTPVTPEFVEKVIAQERPDAVLLGFGGQTALNCGVELYRRGVFRQYGVEILGAPVESIIDTEDRERFVTRLQEIDVTTARSISTTSVDEAAVAAESIGYPVMARVAYALGGLGSGICRNEDQVRELARRAFAHTEQVLIEEYLEGWKEIEYEVVRDRFDNCITVCSMENLDPMGIHTGESIVVAPSQTLSDDEYQMLREIAIRVVRHLGIVGECNIQYALSPLERAYRVIEINARLSRSSALASKATGYPLAFVAAKLALGRPLTEIHNSVTQVTSACFEPALDYVVVKAPRWDLKKFAGVSQRIGSAMKSVGEVMAIGRKFEEALQKALRMLETGARGVVLNEGMTFDDVRKSLAEPTDRRIFAVAEAMKSGLSVDEIHAITHINVWFLDKVAGLVALERELRAAGPGGLSRALLLRAKQHGFSDAQIGAAVDKDELSIRELRRTFGIRPSVKQIDTLAAEYPAQTNYLYLTYNGTDDDVTFGQEGSVMILGPGAYRIGSSVEFDWCCVNAARTLRQLGYKTLMVNYNPETVSTDYDECDRLYFDELSFETVSEIYDLEQPMGMILSVGGQIPNSLAMRCHRAGMRVLGTSPRDIDRAENRHTFSRLLEELSLPQPDWRELTSLDDIYGFARNVGYPVIIRPSYVLSGAAMAVAGTDDELRTYLSKAAEVSRDQPVVVSKFIEDAKEIDIDAVARDGELVCWAVSEHVENAGVHSGDATLVLPPQRTYLETMRRIRRVTTQVARSLSINGPFNIQFLAKLNQVMVIECNLRASRSFPFVSKVLKRNFIDTATRVIMGRPVEPADQSFLDLDYVGVKAPHFSFSRLDGADPTLGVEMASTGEVACLGWDFDEAFLKALVAVGFRFPIRRVLLSTGPLESKAAFMRGARQLEEMGVTFFATQGTADFMRAAGLTPEILRWPLEGGSPNALDFVRERRVDLVINIPKDYRKEELTNDYIIRRAAVDFGVPLITNLQLAQRLAEALYRVPIDQLAVRSWSTYGR, encoded by the coding sequence ATGAGCGAGTCCCACGGCGACGGTCGCTCACTGCCGAACTCCGTTCTTGTACTGGGTAGTTCGGCCCTCAAGATCGGCGAGGCCGGGGAGTTCGATTACTCGGGCAGCCAGGCGATCAAAGCCCTGAAAGAAGAAGGTGTTCGCACCATCCTCATCAATCCCAACGTCGCAACGATCCAGACATCGGAGGACTTCGCCGACGAGGTCTATTTTACGCCGGTTACGCCGGAATTCGTCGAAAAGGTCATCGCACAGGAACGACCCGACGCAGTTCTGCTCGGCTTTGGCGGTCAGACGGCGCTCAATTGCGGTGTCGAATTGTATCGTCGGGGCGTTTTCAGGCAATACGGTGTCGAAATCCTTGGCGCCCCGGTTGAATCGATAATCGATACGGAAGACAGAGAACGATTTGTCACTCGGCTGCAGGAGATCGATGTCACGACGGCTCGGAGCATTTCGACAACATCAGTTGACGAGGCGGCCGTGGCGGCGGAATCGATCGGGTATCCGGTGATGGCACGGGTCGCGTACGCTCTCGGCGGTCTGGGTTCAGGAATCTGTCGTAATGAAGATCAGGTGCGAGAACTGGCGCGACGTGCATTCGCACACACCGAACAGGTACTCATCGAGGAGTATCTGGAGGGGTGGAAGGAGATCGAGTACGAGGTTGTCCGCGACCGGTTCGACAACTGCATTACCGTTTGCAGCATGGAGAACCTCGACCCGATGGGCATTCACACGGGGGAGAGCATCGTGGTTGCGCCAAGCCAGACCCTGTCCGACGACGAATATCAGATGCTCCGGGAAATTGCCATTCGCGTCGTGCGGCACCTCGGTATCGTAGGCGAATGCAACATTCAGTACGCTTTGTCTCCGCTTGAACGAGCGTACCGGGTGATCGAAATCAACGCCCGCCTGTCGCGAAGTTCGGCGCTGGCATCCAAAGCCACCGGCTATCCGCTCGCGTTTGTGGCGGCAAAACTGGCCCTGGGACGGCCGCTGACAGAGATCCACAACTCGGTTACTCAGGTAACCAGCGCGTGTTTCGAACCGGCTCTTGACTATGTCGTGGTAAAAGCCCCGCGCTGGGATCTGAAAAAGTTCGCAGGTGTCTCCCAGCGGATCGGATCGGCGATGAAATCGGTCGGTGAGGTCATGGCAATCGGCCGCAAGTTCGAAGAAGCGCTGCAGAAGGCCCTGCGGATGCTCGAAACCGGGGCACGGGGAGTGGTACTGAACGAGGGTATGACGTTTGACGACGTGCGGAAATCGCTCGCCGAGCCCACCGACCGGCGCATTTTTGCAGTCGCTGAAGCAATGAAGTCAGGCTTGAGCGTCGATGAAATCCACGCCATAACGCACATCAATGTCTGGTTCCTCGATAAGGTCGCCGGACTTGTTGCGCTCGAACGAGAATTGCGGGCGGCCGGTCCTGGCGGTCTGAGTCGAGCGTTACTCCTGCGAGCGAAACAGCACGGCTTTTCCGATGCACAAATCGGAGCCGCCGTCGACAAAGACGAGTTATCGATCCGCGAATTGCGCCGGACATTCGGTATCCGGCCGTCGGTCAAACAGATCGATACGCTGGCTGCCGAGTACCCGGCACAAACCAACTACCTGTATCTGACCTACAACGGTACGGACGACGACGTCACGTTTGGTCAGGAGGGGAGCGTGATGATTCTCGGCCCCGGCGCTTACCGGATTGGCAGCTCAGTCGAGTTTGACTGGTGCTGCGTGAATGCCGCCCGCACCCTCCGGCAGCTCGGGTACAAAACGCTCATGGTCAATTACAACCCGGAGACGGTCAGTACCGATTACGACGAGTGCGATCGACTCTACTTCGACGAGCTCTCATTTGAGACGGTCTCGGAAATCTATGACCTCGAGCAGCCCATGGGCATGATACTGTCCGTCGGTGGGCAGATTCCCAACAGCCTTGCGATGCGTTGCCACCGGGCAGGAATGCGTGTGCTGGGCACGTCGCCGCGCGATATCGACCGCGCCGAAAACCGCCACACCTTTTCCCGCCTGCTCGAGGAGTTGAGCCTTCCGCAACCCGATTGGCGGGAACTCACGTCGCTCGACGACATTTATGGATTCGCACGCAACGTTGGATATCCGGTTATCATCCGGCCGTCGTATGTGCTGTCAGGGGCGGCGATGGCGGTCGCAGGCACGGACGACGAGTTGCGAACCTATTTGAGCAAAGCCGCCGAGGTTTCGCGCGATCAGCCGGTCGTCGTCAGCAAGTTCATCGAAGATGCAAAAGAAATCGACATCGATGCAGTCGCCCGCGACGGTGAGCTGGTCTGCTGGGCGGTGTCGGAGCACGTCGAAAATGCCGGCGTTCACTCCGGCGACGCCACCCTCGTGCTTCCTCCGCAGCGCACCTACCTTGAGACCATGCGACGAATTCGCCGTGTGACAACCCAGGTGGCGCGGTCGCTGTCGATCAACGGTCCGTTCAATATTCAGTTTCTCGCCAAGCTCAACCAGGTCATGGTGATCGAGTGCAACCTGCGGGCCTCGCGGTCGTTTCCCTTTGTCTCCAAAGTGCTTAAGAGGAATTTTATCGATACCGCGACCCGGGTTATAATGGGACGACCCGTCGAACCGGCCGACCAGTCATTTCTCGACCTCGATTATGTCGGGGTGAAGGCGCCGCATTTTTCCTTCAGTCGGCTCGACGGCGCCGATCCGACTTTGGGCGTCGAGATGGCGTCTACCGGCGAAGTCGCCTGCCTCGGCTGGGATTTCGATGAGGCGTTTCTTAAAGCCCTCGTCGCGGTCGGGTTCCGGTTCCCGATCCGGCGCGTCCTGCTGTCAACCGGGCCCCTCGAAAGCAAGGCGGCCTTCATGCGCGGCGCCCGCCAACTCGAAGAAATGGGTGTGACTTTTTTCGCTACCCAGGGCACCGCGGACTTCATGCGTGCGGCCGGACTGACTCCTGAGATACTCCGCTGGCCTCTCGAAGGCGGTTCCCCCAACGCTCTTGATTTCGTGCGAGAGCGGAGGGTCGATCTGGTTATTAACATCCCCAAAGACTACCGAAAGGAAGAGCTCACCAACGACTACATAATTCGCCGTGCGGCCGTCGACTTTGGCGTGCCGCTGATCACCAACCTCCAACTTGCCCAGCGGCTCGCCGAGGCTTTGTATCGGGTCCCGATCGATCAACTGGCGGTGCGAAGCTGGTCGACATACGGTCGCTGA
- a CDS encoding 4Fe-4S binding protein — protein MTETRMDSAVLQTARQGNRPKAIRNREKSIQKIRFASQTSFAALCVWIGVEMHFFVKYLESDGQAAFVARPPGVDGFLPISSLMNLYYWFHSGEIHPYHPAGLFILLAIVLMSLVFGKSFCSWLCPVGLISEMVGDLGRRLFGRTLRIPRWLDYPLRSLKYLLLAFFAYSIFFLMNETALRLFLDSPYNLVSDIKMYYFFADISRFALIVIGVLLLASVLIRNFWCRYLCPYGALLGLTSLLSPLKITRNPISCIDCAKCAKACPSSIKVDKVKTVVSDECTACMNCVDVCPVADTLYLQTVVSRRRINKRTVAIGVVGIFLVVTGIGIGTGNWQNDVTHQEYLQHQQFLHSYGHPTRTEDISRLRESGNSGDAFHKQAGP, from the coding sequence ATGACGGAGACCCGCATGGATTCGGCCGTTTTGCAGACCGCTCGACAAGGCAATCGACCAAAAGCGATTCGCAATCGCGAGAAGTCCATCCAGAAGATACGTTTCGCGAGTCAGACGTCGTTTGCCGCCCTGTGCGTCTGGATCGGCGTCGAAATGCATTTCTTCGTCAAGTACCTTGAATCAGACGGCCAGGCGGCTTTCGTCGCGAGACCTCCGGGTGTCGATGGTTTCCTGCCGATCAGTTCGTTGATGAATCTCTACTACTGGTTTCACTCCGGGGAGATTCACCCGTACCATCCCGCCGGGCTGTTTATTCTGCTGGCGATTGTCCTCATGTCGCTGGTGTTCGGCAAGTCGTTTTGTTCGTGGCTATGCCCTGTGGGACTGATTTCCGAGATGGTTGGCGATCTTGGAAGAAGGCTGTTCGGACGTACGCTTCGCATTCCGCGATGGCTCGATTATCCGCTCAGGAGCCTGAAGTATCTGCTGCTGGCGTTTTTCGCCTACTCGATTTTCTTCCTGATGAACGAAACGGCCCTGCGCCTGTTTCTGGACAGCCCGTACAATCTTGTGTCCGACATCAAGATGTATTACTTCTTCGCCGACATTTCGCGATTCGCGCTCATCGTCATCGGCGTGTTGCTTCTGGCGTCGGTCCTCATCCGCAATTTCTGGTGCAGGTACTTGTGCCCATATGGTGCGCTGCTCGGGTTGACCTCGCTGCTGAGCCCTCTCAAAATCACCCGTAACCCGATCTCCTGTATTGACTGTGCGAAGTGTGCGAAGGCCTGTCCTTCGAGCATCAAAGTCGACAAAGTCAAGACTGTCGTCTCCGATGAATGCACCGCCTGTATGAATTGCGTCGACGTTTGCCCGGTTGCTGACACCCTGTACCTGCAAACGGTGGTCTCGCGCAGGCGAATCAACAAGCGAACGGTGGCAATCGGCGTGGTCGGTATCTTCCTCGTCGTGACAGGAATCGGCATAGGTACCGGCAACTGGCAAAACGACGTGACCCATCAGGAATATCTCCAGCACCAGCAGTTCCTGCACAGTTACGGGCATCCGACTCGCACCGAAGACATCTCCCGGCTGCGAGAATCGGGCAATAGCGGTGACGCATTTCACAAACAGGCCGGGCCCTGA
- a CDS encoding 4Fe-4S binding protein has protein sequence MPVRDIVRIDEDKCDGCGDCVTACAEGAIQIIDGKARLVSEVYCDGLGACIGNCPQGAITIERREAAEFSEAAVEAHLTGRGRPQPEPISLGATRGCPGTMVRTFAPPAASTRSSSATASGPSALRQWPVQLMLVPPHAPYLKDADILICADCCPFAIPDFHSRFLAGRALLVGCPKLDDLQFYLQKLTDIFALAAPRRITVVRMEVPCCNGLAQIAKMARDTAAPSVPIDVYTVGVRGDISTHHDPASGQGEGM, from the coding sequence ATGCCCGTCCGCGATATTGTCAGGATCGATGAAGACAAATGCGATGGCTGCGGCGACTGCGTCACGGCCTGTGCCGAGGGCGCAATCCAGATCATCGATGGCAAAGCGCGCCTTGTCAGCGAAGTCTACTGCGACGGACTTGGCGCCTGTATCGGTAACTGCCCGCAGGGGGCGATCACGATTGAGCGACGGGAAGCCGCCGAGTTCAGCGAGGCCGCCGTCGAGGCACATCTGACCGGCCGCGGCCGGCCACAACCGGAACCAATCTCGCTCGGGGCCACGCGCGGATGCCCCGGGACGATGGTGCGGACGTTTGCACCTCCCGCAGCGTCAACCCGGTCCTCCTCAGCCACGGCTTCCGGACCGTCGGCGCTGCGTCAGTGGCCGGTGCAGTTGATGCTGGTCCCGCCACATGCACCCTATCTCAAGGACGCCGACATTTTGATCTGCGCGGACTGCTGTCCGTTCGCCATCCCGGATTTTCACAGCCGCTTTCTGGCCGGACGAGCGCTGTTGGTCGGTTGTCCAAAGCTTGATGATCTGCAGTTCTACTTACAGAAACTGACCGACATTTTTGCGCTCGCGGCCCCGCGCCGCATCACGGTTGTCAGAATGGAAGTACCCTGCTGCAACGGGCTGGCACAGATCGCCAAAATGGCGCGGGACACGGCAGCTCCGAGCGTCCCTATCGATGTGTACACGGTCGGCGTTCGCGGCGACATCAGTACTCATCACGATCCTGCGTCCGGGCAAGGGGAGGGCATGTGA
- the glgB gene encoding 1,4-alpha-glucan branching protein GlgB, translating into MVYGKGTLTDFDVHLFREGNYYRIYEKMGARLATVDGLAGVHFAVWAPNAEHVSVVGDFNGWDPRLHPLGVRWDGSGIWEGFVPGIGKGEIYKYHIVSKHDGYRADKGDPFALYWEVSPRTASRVWDLDYTWNDGEWMASRHKYNDLRAPFSIYEVHLGSWRRKPEDGNRFLTYREIAPQLADYVCDMGFTHVEFLPVMEHPFYGSWGYQTGGYYAPTSRFGTPQDFMYLVDLLHQRGIGVILDWVPSHFPSDLHGLSYFDGTHLFEHADPRQGFHPDWKSFIFNFGRNEIRNFLIGNALFWLEKYHVDGLRVDAVASMLYLDYSRTEGEWIANRYGGRENIDAIEFLKRFNEMVYKEYPDVQTVAEESTAWPMVSRPIHLGGLGFGQKWNMGWMHDSLKYFSHDPVHRSYHHNQLTFSIWYAFYENFVLPLSHDEVVHGKGSLMNKMPGDEWQQAANLRLLYGYMFTHPGKKLLFMGGEFGQRSEWSHDHSLDWHVLQYPVHRGIQDFVRDLNRLYRSEPALYRRDYELEGFQWVDCNDWQQSVISYLRRGDYDDDTLLIVCNMTPVPRHGYNVGVPRGGYWKEILNSDAEHYWGSGQGNMGGVYASSNKLHGQEYSLSLVLPPLGVVVLKPNRER; encoded by the coding sequence GTGGTATACGGTAAGGGCACGTTGACCGACTTCGACGTTCATCTGTTCCGCGAAGGCAATTACTATCGGATATACGAGAAGATGGGGGCTCGGCTGGCGACCGTCGATGGTCTGGCCGGGGTGCACTTCGCCGTGTGGGCGCCCAACGCAGAGCATGTATCGGTCGTCGGTGATTTCAACGGCTGGGATCCCCGACTGCATCCTCTCGGCGTCCGATGGGACGGTTCCGGCATCTGGGAGGGGTTTGTGCCGGGTATCGGCAAGGGCGAGATCTACAAGTATCATATCGTTTCAAAGCATGACGGCTACCGAGCGGACAAGGGGGACCCGTTCGCGCTGTACTGGGAAGTGTCTCCCCGAACGGCGTCGCGCGTGTGGGATCTTGATTACACCTGGAACGACGGTGAATGGATGGCCTCCCGCCACAAGTACAATGACCTCAGGGCCCCATTCTCCATTTACGAAGTGCATCTCGGATCGTGGCGGCGCAAGCCGGAAGACGGCAACCGCTTCCTCACGTATCGCGAGATCGCGCCGCAACTGGCCGACTATGTTTGCGATATGGGATTCACGCATGTCGAGTTTCTGCCGGTCATGGAACATCCGTTCTACGGTTCATGGGGCTATCAGACGGGAGGCTACTACGCGCCGACCAGTCGCTTCGGGACGCCTCAGGATTTCATGTATCTTGTCGACCTTCTCCATCAGCGAGGTATCGGCGTCATCCTCGACTGGGTTCCCTCACACTTTCCGTCCGACCTGCACGGGCTGAGTTATTTCGACGGCACTCACCTGTTCGAACATGCCGACCCCCGACAGGGATTTCACCCCGACTGGAAGAGCTTCATTTTCAATTTTGGACGGAACGAAATCAGAAACTTCCTGATCGGCAACGCCCTGTTTTGGCTGGAGAAATACCACGTCGACGGCCTGCGTGTTGATGCGGTCGCCTCGATGCTCTATCTCGACTATTCCCGCACGGAAGGCGAATGGATCGCCAATCGGTACGGCGGCCGCGAGAATATCGACGCTATCGAATTTCTCAAGCGCTTCAACGAGATGGTGTACAAGGAGTATCCCGACGTTCAGACGGTGGCCGAGGAATCGACCGCGTGGCCGATGGTCTCGCGGCCGATCCATCTCGGCGGACTCGGCTTCGGACAGAAATGGAATATGGGCTGGATGCACGATTCGCTCAAGTACTTCTCCCACGACCCGGTCCACCGGAGCTATCATCACAACCAGTTGACCTTCAGCATCTGGTACGCCTTCTACGAGAATTTCGTTCTGCCGTTGTCGCATGACGAAGTGGTCCACGGAAAAGGCTCTTTGATGAACAAGATGCCGGGCGATGAGTGGCAGCAGGCTGCCAACCTGCGCCTGTTGTACGGATATATGTTTACCCACCCCGGGAAGAAACTGCTGTTCATGGGAGGCGAATTCGGTCAGCGGTCGGAATGGTCGCACGACCACTCCCTGGACTGGCACGTCCTGCAGTACCCGGTGCATCGGGGGATTCAGGACTTCGTTCGCGATCTGAACCGGCTGTACCGGAGTGAGCCGGCGCTGTACCGGCGCGACTACGAATTGGAAGGCTTCCAGTGGGTCGACTGCAACGACTGGCAGCAGAGTGTGATTTCGTATCTGCGCCGGGGCGATTACGACGATGACACGCTTCTGATAGTCTGTAACATGACGCCGGTGCCGCGCCACGGCTACAACGTGGGGGTGCCGCGAGGCGGCTATTGGAAAGAGATACTCAACAGCGACGCCGAACACTACTGGGGGTCAGGGCAGGGGAATATGGGGGGTGTGTATGCCTCCTCGAACAAGCTGCACGGGCAGGAGTATTCGCTCTCTCTGGTGTTGCCGCCGCTGGGTGTTGTCGTGCTGAAACCGAACAGGGAGAGATAA
- a CDS encoding winged helix-turn-helix domain-containing protein: MKDAIGMTAGKIWQVLAKKDKATLSQIPKLVNEKDSLAYQALGWLAREGKVSYDTQGNKTFVSAVKD, from the coding sequence ATGAAAGATGCAATCGGGATGACTGCCGGAAAGATCTGGCAGGTGCTTGCCAAGAAGGATAAGGCGACCCTGTCGCAAATCCCCAAGCTGGTCAACGAAAAGGATTCGTTGGCCTACCAGGCGCTGGGATGGCTGGCCCGCGAAGGCAAGGTCTCCTACGACACCCAGGGCAATAAGACCTTTGTGAGTGCCGTCAAGGACTGA